A single Moritella sp. Urea-trap-13 DNA region contains:
- a CDS encoding NupC/NupG family nucleoside CNT transporter: MNFVMGIVGIFVLLGLAVLLSDNRKAINLRTVGGAFAIQVVIGAFILYVPVGKDMLQGLSTGVANVIAYGNEGIQFLFGDLAKFKVGFIFAINVLPVIVFFSSLIAVLYYIGVMSVVINFIGGGLQKLLGTSRSESLSATANIFVGQTEAPLVVRPFIKSMTKSELFAVMVGGLASIAGSVLAGYAGLGIKIEYLVAASFMAAPGGLLMAKIIKPETETPKVSLDDLDDSDEEKPANVLDAAAAGASSGMMLALNVGAMLIAFVGLIALANGITGGIGAWFDMPELTIQMILGWVFSPLAFVIGVPWHEAVAAGSFIGQKLVVNEFVAFLDFVNYIKNNELSDHTQIIISFALCGFANFSSIAILLGGLGSLAPTRRADIASMGIKAVLAASLANLMSATLAGLFLA, from the coding sequence ATGAATTTTGTAATGGGTATTGTAGGCATCTTTGTTCTACTTGGTTTAGCTGTGTTGTTATCGGATAACAGAAAGGCAATTAACCTTCGTACTGTTGGTGGCGCGTTCGCTATCCAGGTTGTTATTGGCGCTTTCATTTTGTACGTGCCAGTCGGTAAAGATATGCTACAAGGTCTTTCAACTGGTGTTGCTAACGTCATTGCTTACGGTAATGAAGGTATTCAATTCTTATTTGGTGACTTGGCGAAATTCAAAGTTGGTTTCATCTTTGCTATTAACGTATTGCCAGTAATCGTGTTCTTCTCATCATTAATCGCGGTTTTATACTATATCGGTGTAATGAGCGTGGTAATTAACTTTATCGGTGGTGGTTTACAGAAGTTACTTGGTACAAGTCGTTCAGAATCACTTTCTGCAACTGCAAATATCTTTGTTGGTCAAACTGAAGCACCACTTGTTGTGCGTCCGTTTATTAAATCAATGACTAAATCAGAGTTATTCGCTGTGATGGTTGGTGGTCTTGCTTCTATTGCTGGTTCAGTACTAGCGGGTTATGCGGGTCTTGGTATTAAAATTGAGTACTTGGTTGCTGCGTCATTTATGGCTGCACCGGGTGGTTTATTAATGGCTAAAATCATCAAACCAGAAACTGAAACGCCGAAAGTATCACTTGATGATCTTGATGATAGCGATGAAGAGAAACCAGCAAACGTGCTAGATGCTGCAGCTGCGGGTGCATCTTCAGGTATGATGTTAGCACTTAACGTTGGTGCAATGTTAATTGCATTCGTTGGTCTAATTGCATTAGCAAATGGTATCACTGGTGGTATCGGTGCTTGGTTCGATATGCCAGAACTAACAATCCAAATGATCTTAGGTTGGGTGTTCTCACCACTTGCATTCGTAATCGGTGTGCCATGGCACGAAGCGGTTGCTGCTGGTAGCTTCATTGGTCAAAAACTGGTTGTGAATGAGTTTGTTGCTTTCCTAGATTTCGTTAACTACATTAAAAATAACGAATTGTCGGATCATACACAAATCATCATCTCATTTGCACTATGTGGTTTTGCTAACTTCTCATCGATTGCAATCTTGCTTGGTGGTTTAGGTAGCTTAGCGCCTACACGCCGTGCAGACATTGCAAGCATGGGTATTAAAGCGGTACTTGCTGCTTCTTTAGCTAACTTAATGAGTGCGACATTAGCGGGTCTATTCCTGGCTTAA
- the deoA gene encoding thymidine phosphorylase, producing MFIPQEIIRRKRNGEILSRAEIEYFVNGITDNSISEGQIGAFAMAVYFNDMNMEERIAITSAMRDSGDVLNWDAMQLNGPIVDKHSTGGVGDVISLMLGPMVAACGGFVPMISGRGLGHTGGTLDKLDAIPGYQTTVDNAQFRQVVKNSGVAIVGQSANLAPADKRLYGVRDITATVESISLITASILSKKLAAGLDALVMDVKSGSGAFMPTHAQSIELAKSIVSVANGAGCKTSALITDMNQVLASSAGNAVEVREAVRFLTGEYRNPRLLAVTMALCVEMLVSANLATNTDDARNKLQAVLDNGKAAELFGTMVTGLGGPADFVDNYDLHLPKTDIIRPVFATQTGYLTAMDTRGFGMAVVAMGGGRRVATDQIDYAVGLSDIAALGQQLDAQTPVAMVHARSEAQFDAAQAEILKSIHIGDTQPAASADVYQQIRLSDV from the coding sequence ATGTTTATACCGCAAGAAATTATTCGCCGTAAACGTAATGGTGAAATATTAAGTCGTGCTGAAATTGAATATTTTGTTAATGGAATTACTGATAACAGTATCTCGGAAGGCCAGATTGGCGCCTTTGCCATGGCAGTTTATTTTAATGACATGAACATGGAAGAACGTATTGCCATCACATCGGCAATGCGCGATTCCGGTGATGTATTAAATTGGGATGCGATGCAACTCAATGGTCCTATCGTTGATAAGCACTCAACCGGCGGCGTGGGTGATGTTATTTCCTTGATGCTTGGTCCTATGGTTGCGGCTTGTGGTGGCTTTGTACCTATGATCTCTGGTCGTGGTCTGGGTCATACCGGTGGCACACTCGATAAACTCGATGCTATTCCGGGTTACCAAACCACGGTTGATAACGCGCAGTTCCGCCAAGTAGTCAAAAACAGCGGTGTGGCGATTGTTGGTCAATCAGCAAATTTAGCACCAGCAGATAAACGTTTATATGGTGTACGTGATATTACCGCGACGGTAGAGTCTATCTCGTTGATCACTGCATCTATTTTATCGAAAAAATTAGCCGCTGGTCTTGATGCGCTAGTGATGGATGTTAAATCGGGTAGTGGTGCTTTCATGCCAACCCATGCGCAATCAATTGAACTGGCTAAAAGTATTGTCTCTGTGGCCAATGGTGCGGGTTGTAAAACATCGGCACTCATTACTGATATGAACCAAGTATTAGCCAGCAGTGCGGGTAATGCCGTTGAAGTGCGTGAAGCAGTGCGTTTCTTAACGGGTGAATACCGTAATCCACGTTTATTGGCTGTTACCATGGCTTTATGTGTGGAAATGTTAGTGTCAGCAAATTTAGCGACAAATACTGATGATGCCCGAAATAAATTACAAGCCGTGTTAGATAACGGTAAAGCGGCGGAATTATTTGGCACTATGGTGACAGGTTTAGGTGGTCCAGCAGATTTTGTAGACAATTATGACCTACACTTACCAAAAACAGACATAATTCGTCCGGTATTTGCAACGCAAACTGGTTATCTAACGGCTATGGATACCCGTGGTTTCGGTATGGCGGTTGTGGCTATGGGCGGTGGTCGCCGTGTGGCAACTGATCAAATCGATTATGCCGTGGGTTTATCTGATATTGCTGCGCTAGGTCAGCAGTTAGATGCACAAACACCTGTCGCTATGGTTCATGCACGCAGTGAAGCACAGTTTGATGCAGCACAAGCGGAAATTTTAAAATCAATCCATATCGGCGATACGCAACCTGCAGCAAGTGCAGATGTTTATCAACAAATTCGACTTTCTGATGTCTAA
- a CDS encoding DEAD/DEAH box helicase: MSDTSPVQFTDLNLPEPILKALNDLGYETPSPIQAECIPLLQNGGDVLGMAQTGTGKTAAFALPLLSNIDTALTKPQILVLAPTRELAIQVAEAFQAYSRHMRGFHVLPIYGGQSYPIQLKALKRNPQVIVGTPGRVIDHINRGTLDLSGIKALVLDEADEMLRMGFIDDVESILSKTPEKRQMALFSATMPDEIRRITKRFMTDPTAVKIATKTSTVENIEQKCLIIGGLQAKLDGLTRILETEDYDGVIIFARTKTMTVELAEKLEARGYSAAALNGDLNQAMRERTVSRLKSGQLDIVIATDVAARGLDVPRIDLVINYDIPTDTESYVHRIGRTGRAGRKGTAILFAAPRERRLLKAIERATRQPLTMMELPSRDDVTKKRIASFRDDIVKMLSGDEKLDFYKNLTAQLSEELEVSELDLASALLFMAQKEKPLVLPPEAPRRERSFREDDRGEQRRDRNDRGERRERSDRPERGERPERGERGERRPAAEMEVFRIEVGRTDGVQVKNIVGAIANEANINSRNIGGIRLHDDYSTIELPKGMPSEQLQQLQQVYVCNKALRMSKLEGVAAEGRQERSSAPRDNDRPAQGHRGQRRDTTGGERRESTGGEERRPRRPRRD, encoded by the coding sequence ATGTCTGATACATCACCCGTACAATTTACTGATTTAAATTTACCTGAACCAATCTTAAAAGCGTTGAATGATCTAGGTTATGAAACACCTTCACCGATTCAAGCTGAATGTATTCCATTACTACAGAATGGTGGTGATGTGCTAGGTATGGCACAGACTGGTACGGGTAAAACAGCTGCGTTTGCATTACCATTATTGAGTAACATTGATACTGCATTGACTAAACCACAGATATTGGTGCTAGCACCAACTCGTGAGTTAGCTATTCAAGTTGCTGAAGCATTCCAAGCATACTCACGTCATATGCGTGGATTCCATGTACTACCTATCTACGGCGGTCAAAGCTACCCGATTCAGTTAAAAGCACTGAAACGTAACCCACAAGTAATTGTTGGTACACCTGGTCGTGTGATCGATCACATCAACCGTGGTACGCTTGATCTTTCTGGTATTAAAGCATTAGTACTTGATGAAGCTGATGAAATGCTACGCATGGGCTTTATTGATGATGTTGAATCAATTCTGTCTAAAACACCTGAAAAACGTCAAATGGCGTTATTCTCTGCAACTATGCCAGATGAAATCCGTCGTATTACTAAACGTTTCATGACTGATCCAACTGCAGTTAAAATTGCAACTAAAACATCAACTGTTGAAAACATTGAACAAAAATGTCTAATCATTGGTGGTTTACAAGCAAAACTTGATGGCCTAACACGTATTCTTGAAACTGAAGACTACGATGGTGTGATCATTTTTGCTCGTACTAAGACTATGACTGTTGAACTTGCTGAGAAATTAGAAGCTCGCGGTTACTCTGCTGCAGCACTAAACGGCGATTTAAACCAAGCAATGCGTGAACGCACTGTAAGCCGTTTGAAAAGTGGCCAGTTAGATATCGTTATCGCAACTGACGTTGCGGCACGTGGTCTTGATGTTCCTCGTATTGATCTAGTAATCAACTACGATATCCCAACTGATACAGAATCATACGTTCACCGTATTGGTCGTACAGGCCGTGCTGGACGTAAAGGTACTGCAATTTTATTCGCAGCACCACGCGAACGTCGTTTATTAAAAGCGATCGAACGTGCTACACGTCAGCCATTAACTATGATGGAATTACCTTCACGTGATGATGTTACGAAAAAACGTATCGCATCTTTCCGTGATGACATTGTTAAAATGCTTTCTGGTGACGAAAAACTAGACTTCTACAAAAACTTAACAGCGCAATTGTCTGAAGAGTTAGAAGTTAGCGAACTAGACCTTGCTTCTGCGTTATTATTTATGGCTCAGAAAGAAAAACCATTAGTATTACCTCCTGAAGCTCCACGTCGTGAACGTAGTTTCCGTGAAGATGATCGTGGTGAACAACGCCGTGACCGTAACGACCGTGGCGAACGCCGTGAGCGTAGCGACCGTCCAGAACGTGGTGAGCGTCCTGAACGTGGTGAGCGTGGCGAACGTCGTCCAGCTGCTGAAATGGAAGTTTTCCGTATCGAAGTTGGCCGTACTGATGGTGTTCAAGTTAAGAATATCGTTGGCGCTATTGCTAATGAAGCGAATATCAACAGCCGTAACATCGGTGGTATCCGTCTACATGATGACTACTCAACAATTGAATTACCAAAAGGTATGCCAAGCGAGCAGTTACAACAACTACAACAAGTTTATGTTTGTAACAAAGCATTACGCATGAGCAAACTTGAAGGTGTTGCAGCTGAAGGTCGTCAAGAACGTAGCAGTGCTCCACGTGATAACGATCGTCCTGCACAAGGTCATCGTGGTCAACGCCGTGATACTACTGGTGGCGAACGTCGTGAATCTACTGGTGGCGAAGAACGTCGTCCACGTCGTCCACGTCGTGACTAA
- the deoC gene encoding deoxyribose-phosphate aldolase: MSNFKVAAQRALSMMDLTTLNDDDTDAKVIELCHKAKSAAGNTAAVCIYPRFVPIARKTLNAIGAETVKIATVTNFPHGNDDVAIAVAETKAAVAYGADEVDVVFPYRALMAGNAEVGFELVKACKAACPANVQLKVIVETGELKTEALIRQASEISIDAGADFIKTSTGKVPVNATLEFAKIMLTVISEKNPAVGFKPAGGVKNAEQAGEYLALAESILGKDWVTPAKFRFGASSLLANLLAELELAEKPADNSGY, from the coding sequence ATGAGTAACTTTAAAGTAGCAGCGCAACGTGCACTAAGCATGATGGATCTTACTACGCTTAATGATGATGATACAGATGCAAAAGTCATTGAACTGTGTCATAAAGCCAAAAGCGCTGCGGGTAATACTGCTGCTGTTTGTATTTATCCTCGTTTTGTTCCTATCGCCCGTAAAACGCTGAATGCAATCGGCGCTGAGACGGTAAAAATCGCCACGGTAACGAATTTCCCACACGGTAACGATGATGTTGCTATCGCTGTCGCTGAAACCAAAGCTGCTGTAGCTTATGGCGCAGATGAAGTTGACGTGGTATTCCCATACCGCGCACTAATGGCGGGTAATGCGGAAGTTGGCTTTGAACTTGTTAAAGCGTGTAAAGCAGCTTGTCCTGCAAATGTGCAACTTAAAGTTATCGTTGAAACTGGTGAACTTAAGACTGAAGCATTAATCCGTCAAGCGAGTGAGATCTCAATTGATGCCGGTGCCGACTTCATTAAAACATCGACAGGTAAAGTGCCTGTAAATGCCACGTTAGAGTTTGCTAAAATTATGCTTACTGTGATCAGTGAGAAAAACCCTGCTGTTGGTTTCAAACCCGCTGGTGGCGTTAAAAATGCTGAACAGGCAGGTGAATACCTGGCATTAGCAGAATCAATTCTAGGTAAAGACTGGGTTACGCCAGCAAAATTCCGTTTCGGTGCTTCAAGTCTACTGGCTAACTTATTAGCTGAACTTGAATTAGCTGAAAAGCCCGCTGACAACAGCGGTTACTAA
- a CDS encoding NupC/NupG family nucleoside CNT transporter, whose amino-acid sequence MNFLMGIVGIFVLLGLALLLSDNRKAINVRTVAGAFAIQVIIGAFILYFPPGKELLQSLSTGVANVIAYGNEGIQFLFGDLARFKVGFIFAINVLPVIVFFSSLIAVLYYIGVMSVVINFIGGGLQKLLGTSRAESLSATANIFVGQTEAPLVVRPFIKSMTKSELFAVMVGGLASIAGSVLAGYAGLGIKIEYLVAASFMAAPGGLLMAKIIKPETETPKVSLDDLDDGDDEKPANVLDAAAAGASSGMMLALNVGAMLIAFVGLIALANGITGGIGSWFDMPELTIQMILGWIFSPLAFVIGVPWHEAVAAGSFIGQKLVVNEFVAFLDFVNYIKNNELSEHTQIIISFALCGFANFSSIAILLGGLGSLAPSRRADIASMGIKAVLAASLANLMSATLAGLFLV is encoded by the coding sequence ATGAATTTTTTAATGGGTATTGTGGGTATTTTCGTACTGCTCGGTTTAGCGCTGTTGTTATCAGATAATAGAAAAGCAATTAACGTACGCACTGTTGCTGGCGCATTTGCTATTCAAGTTATTATTGGCGCGTTCATTTTATATTTTCCTCCAGGTAAAGAGTTACTACAAAGTCTCTCTACTGGCGTCGCGAACGTCATTGCTTATGGTAATGAAGGTATTCAATTCTTATTTGGTGACTTAGCCAGATTCAAAGTCGGCTTCATTTTCGCGATCAACGTATTGCCCGTGATTGTGTTTTTCTCATCATTAATCGCGGTGTTATACTATATCGGTGTAATGAGCGTGGTGATTAACTTTATCGGTGGTGGTTTACAGAAGTTATTGGGCACCAGCCGTGCGGAATCACTGTCTGCGACCGCAAATATTTTTGTTGGTCAAACTGAAGCGCCACTTGTTGTGCGTCCATTCATTAAATCAATGACCAAATCAGAATTATTTGCAGTGATGGTGGGTGGCCTTGCGTCAATCGCTGGTTCAGTACTTGCAGGTTATGCTGGTCTTGGTATTAAGATTGAGTACTTGGTTGCGGCGTCATTTATGGCTGCACCGGGTGGTCTATTAATGGCTAAGATCATTAAACCAGAAACTGAAACACCGAAAGTATCACTGGATGATCTTGATGATGGCGATGACGAAAAACCAGCCAATGTACTCGATGCTGCCGCTGCGGGCGCCTCTTCAGGTATGATGTTAGCACTTAACGTCGGTGCAATGTTAATTGCCTTCGTTGGTCTAATTGCCCTCGCGAATGGTATCACCGGTGGTATCGGTTCTTGGTTCGATATGCCAGAGCTAACGATTCAAATGATCTTAGGTTGGATCTTCTCACCACTAGCATTTGTTATTGGTGTGCCATGGCACGAAGCGGTTGCGGCGGGTAGCTTCATCGGTCAAAAACTGGTGGTGAATGAGTTTGTGGCTTTCTTAGATTTCGTTAACTACATTAAAAATAACGAACTCTCTGAGCATACCCAAATTATCATCTCATTCGCACTGTGTGGTTTTGCTAACTTCTCCTCGATTGCCATCTTGCTTGGTGGTTTAGGTAGCTTGGCACCGTCACGTCGTGCTGACATTGCCAGCATGGGGATTAAAGCGGTACTTGCTGCTTCTTTAGCTAACTTAATGAGTGCAACATTAGCGGGTTTATTCTTAGTTTAA
- a CDS encoding TatD family hydrolase produces the protein MLELIDSHCHLDFADFNPDRLKVLARAKAKGVTHFLVPGIGVHNWQAVLTLASQHQGVYAALGIHPYFLADFDDSHLQLLDDYLATAKNVVAVGEFGLDKMADFPFEQQLQICQQQLLLAKQHHLPVILHCRKAHNELIQLLQQAKLPRGGVLHGFSGSRELGMQYIKLGFKLGIGGVITYPRAAKTRQAVSELPLTSLLLETDSPDMPISGYQGGRNEPANITEVLQTLTKLRQEPEELIAKTSVSSFFELFLS, from the coding sequence ATGCTAGAACTCATCGACAGCCATTGTCATTTAGACTTTGCTGATTTTAATCCTGACCGACTTAAGGTATTAGCCAGAGCCAAAGCCAAGGGGGTCACGCATTTTTTAGTACCCGGTATTGGTGTACATAATTGGCAAGCGGTATTAACGTTAGCCAGTCAGCACCAAGGGGTTTATGCGGCATTAGGTATCCATCCTTATTTTCTCGCGGATTTCGATGACAGTCATTTGCAGTTACTTGATGACTATTTAGCGACAGCAAAGAATGTGGTTGCGGTTGGTGAGTTCGGACTCGACAAAATGGCCGACTTTCCGTTCGAGCAACAATTACAGATTTGTCAGCAACAACTGTTACTGGCTAAGCAACATCACTTACCGGTTATTCTCCATTGTCGTAAAGCCCACAATGAACTAATCCAATTATTGCAGCAGGCCAAACTACCCCGTGGTGGGGTGTTGCATGGTTTTAGTGGTAGTCGTGAATTGGGTATGCAATATATCAAGCTGGGGTTTAAGTTAGGCATTGGTGGGGTGATCACTTATCCACGAGCGGCAAAAACTCGGCAAGCAGTAAGTGAATTACCTTTAACGTCATTATTGTTAGAAACAGATTCGCCAGATATGCCTATTTCGGGTTATCAAGGGGGGCGAAATGAACCGGCTAACATTACAGAAGTGTTACAGACCTTGACAAAATTACGTCAAGAGCCAGAAGAATTAATTGCAAAAACCAGTGTTAGTTCATTTTTTGAACTATTTCTGTCGTAA
- a CDS encoding GGDEF domain-containing protein has product MSKKLFALSAQYFKKAMPLMIQYQIPTTPTNYALWYHYVSDNNSALQKQLDEKIALHGTCTPAASEELYQRFIVDKREQEITQLRSELDSMTNELSSSLHDTLNDTNEFDRMLNKCLNELSGVEEDGFSIEKTLSAVRELVKESHDVRSSTRHFKSQLHEAQAEIAQLRETLVETQHDAMHDSLTGLLNRRVFAKEIETFCSNPSLNRNFSILMIDIDNFKAFNDDFGHQLGDQVLKVIAKRISDSCQEGEQVFRYGGEEFVLILPNKTFTVARQNAESIRRAIERLSIRDKRSGKVIDNITVSIGVSENKPRDSSHEILTRADLQLYEAKRLGRNRVMPLPR; this is encoded by the coding sequence ATGTCTAAAAAACTCTTTGCTTTATCGGCTCAATATTTTAAAAAAGCCATGCCGTTGATGATCCAGTATCAAATTCCGACAACGCCAACCAACTATGCGCTGTGGTATCACTATGTTTCTGATAATAATAGTGCATTACAAAAACAGTTAGATGAAAAAATTGCCCTGCACGGGACTTGTACACCAGCGGCAAGTGAAGAGCTTTACCAACGTTTTATCGTTGATAAGCGCGAGCAAGAGATCACCCAATTACGCAGTGAACTTGACTCGATGACCAATGAATTAAGCAGTTCGTTACACGATACCCTTAATGATACCAATGAATTTGATCGGATGTTGAATAAATGTCTGAACGAATTATCCGGTGTTGAAGAAGATGGTTTCTCGATTGAAAAAACCCTTTCGGCTGTACGAGAGTTGGTGAAAGAGTCTCATGATGTACGTTCATCAACCCGGCATTTCAAAAGTCAGTTACACGAAGCGCAGGCTGAAATTGCGCAATTACGTGAAACCTTAGTCGAAACTCAGCATGATGCCATGCATGACAGCTTAACTGGACTACTCAATCGCCGGGTATTTGCTAAAGAGATCGAGACCTTCTGTAGTAACCCGAGTTTGAATCGTAATTTTTCTATTTTAATGATCGACATAGATAACTTTAAAGCATTCAACGATGACTTTGGCCACCAACTCGGTGATCAAGTATTAAAAGTCATAGCCAAGCGTATCTCAGATAGCTGTCAGGAGGGTGAACAAGTATTCCGTTACGGTGGCGAAGAATTTGTGCTTATTCTGCCGAATAAAACCTTTACCGTTGCTCGTCAAAATGCAGAATCGATTCGTCGTGCCATTGAGCGACTCAGCATTCGCGACAAACGCTCAGGTAAAGTAATTGATAACATCACAGTATCGATTGGTGTCAGTGAGAATAAACCCCGTGATAGCAGTCATGAAATTTTAACCCGTGCTGATCTGCAATTATATGAAGCAAAGCGTCTTGGTCGAAATCGGGTAATGCCATTACCCCGTTAA
- a CDS encoding S9 family peptidase, producing MELSTTAPVAMKQAHSMTIHQHTRQDDYFWLRDDERKNKQVLNYLEQENNYTQSVLSPLESLQTQLYDEMVARVKQDDASVPYLEKGYWYQTSFSEGKEYPVYRWRKNDEDAPWLVLLDANERAKGHQYYQLGELAISPDHQVLAFSEDTVSRRQYRLRFLNLETGEAYPEEIEDTESVVWANDSKTFFYVKKHPTTLLPYQVYRHQLGTDISTDVLIYEELDDTFYTDIYKSTSDDYIMLSLCSTITTEVHALSADKPTAALTLLRGRERGHEYSVDHYRQQFYIRSNKTGKNFALMSATLTTIADTQQWQTIIPARDDVLLESYELLRDWLVVEERSQGLTFLRQINWQSNAEKIIKFDDPTYTAWLGTNPDPDTDKLRYGYSSLTTPTTTYQLNLDSGEREVLKQQTVVGDFCAQDYQSERVWIAAEDGVKVPVSLVYKTALFSKTNANPILQYAYGSYGSSIDPYFSASLLSLLDRGFVYAIAHIRGGEELGRDWYEDGKLLKKMNTFTDFIAVTKGLLAQGYADPKRVYAMGGSAGGLLMGTVINIAPELYHGVVAAVPFVDVVSTMLDESIPLTTGEYDEWGNPNEAEYYHYMLSYSPYDQVTAQAYPHLLVTTGLHDSQVQYWEPAKWVAKLRALKIDANVLLLHTDMETGHGGKSGRFQHYHDTAQEYAFMLDLAESSTL from the coding sequence ATGGAACTCTCTACCACAGCGCCAGTTGCGATGAAGCAAGCGCATTCAATGACCATTCATCAGCATACACGCCAGGATGATTACTTTTGGTTACGTGATGATGAACGTAAAAATAAACAAGTTTTAAACTATTTAGAGCAGGAGAACAATTATACTCAATCGGTGTTATCGCCATTAGAGTCCCTGCAAACCCAATTGTATGATGAAATGGTGGCACGGGTTAAGCAAGACGATGCTTCGGTGCCTTACTTGGAAAAAGGTTATTGGTATCAAACCAGCTTCTCTGAAGGCAAAGAGTACCCGGTATATCGCTGGCGCAAGAATGATGAAGATGCACCATGGTTAGTATTGCTCGATGCCAATGAGCGTGCCAAAGGCCATCAATACTATCAGTTAGGTGAATTAGCAATAAGTCCGGATCATCAGGTATTAGCTTTTTCTGAGGATACCGTTAGCCGCCGTCAATATCGTTTACGTTTCCTTAATCTGGAAACGGGCGAAGCTTACCCAGAAGAAATCGAAGATACCGAATCTGTGGTTTGGGCGAATGACAGCAAGACTTTTTTCTATGTCAAAAAACACCCGACCACGTTATTACCTTATCAGGTTTATCGTCATCAACTGGGAACTGATATCAGTACCGACGTATTGATATATGAAGAACTCGACGATACCTTCTACACTGACATCTATAAATCGACCTCTGACGATTACATCATGCTGTCGCTCTGTAGCACCATTACCACTGAGGTACATGCGTTATCTGCAGACAAACCGACTGCTGCATTGACGTTATTACGTGGTCGTGAACGCGGTCATGAATATAGCGTCGATCATTATCGTCAGCAGTTTTATATTCGCAGTAATAAAACAGGTAAAAACTTTGCCTTGATGTCTGCAACATTAACAACGATAGCAGATACCCAACAATGGCAAACCATCATCCCAGCACGAGACGATGTACTGCTAGAAAGTTATGAACTGTTAAGAGATTGGTTAGTTGTTGAAGAACGTTCGCAAGGTTTGACGTTTTTACGCCAAATTAATTGGCAGAGCAATGCCGAGAAAATCATTAAATTTGATGATCCAACCTATACCGCATGGCTAGGGACAAACCCGGATCCAGATACTGATAAACTGCGTTACGGTTATTCCAGCTTAACAACACCGACGACAACTTATCAGTTAAACCTTGATAGTGGTGAGCGTGAAGTATTAAAACAGCAAACCGTTGTTGGTGATTTCTGCGCGCAAGATTATCAGAGTGAACGAGTGTGGATTGCCGCTGAAGATGGCGTCAAAGTACCGGTATCGTTAGTCTATAAAACTGCTCTATTCTCTAAAACTAACGCCAACCCAATACTGCAATACGCTTATGGTTCTTATGGCTCGAGTATTGATCCGTATTTTAGTGCCTCGCTATTGAGCTTACTCGACCGTGGTTTTGTCTATGCCATTGCCCATATTCGCGGTGGTGAAGAGCTAGGGCGTGATTGGTATGAAGACGGTAAACTACTGAAAAAAATGAATACCTTCACCGATTTCATCGCAGTAACCAAAGGTCTTTTGGCTCAAGGTTATGCTGATCCTAAGCGTGTTTATGCCATGGGTGGTTCTGCTGGCGGTCTATTGATGGGCACTGTGATAAACATCGCGCCTGAGCTATATCATGGTGTCGTTGCGGCAGTGCCTTTTGTTGACGTAGTCAGTACCATGCTCGATGAATCGATACCACTGACCACGGGTGAATATGACGAGTGGGGCAATCCTAATGAGGCGGAATATTATCATTATATGTTGTCTTACAGCCCTTACGATCAAGTCACTGCACAAGCTTATCCACATCTGTTGGTGACAACTGGGTTACATGATTCACAAGTGCAATATTGGGAACCTGCCAAGTGGGTTGCTAAACTGCGTGCATTGAAAATCGATGCCAATGTATTGTTACTGCATACCGATATGGAAACGGGTCATGGTGGTAAATCAGGACGCTTCCAACATTATCATGATACAGCGCAAGAATATGCGTTCATGCTTGATCTAGCAGAGAGTTCGACGCTGTAA